Sequence from the Paenibacillus riograndensis SBR5 genome:
ATCAATGTCGATTTGCCCGCTCCGTTTGGTCCCAGCACCCCCAGGATTTCTCCCCTTTGAATGAGAAAAGAAATATCTTCGTTGGCTTTGATTTTGCCCTTTTTGTAGACCATATTGACGCACTCTACCTCGTAGATCCAGCTATCCATTTCTCCCCATCTCCTTCGCTATCGCAAAAGCAAGCTTTTGGTCTGATCCATCAACGCAGCCAGCCGCTCAGTGTCCAGCACATAGTAGATCCGGCTATCCGTTCGGGTGATTCGGATTAAATTCAGGTCAATCAGCAGGTTCGTATGGTAGTTGATTGCTGCCGGTGTCAGCATTAATAGCTGCGCCAGTTCGCCTGCATACCGGTTGCTCTGTTTCAGCAGCCCGATAATTTCCAGCCTCCGTTTGTCGGAGATTACCTTCAGGAACTGTTCAATCGCTTCCTTCTCTTCACGCTGACTGGCCAAAGCATCATTACGGTATCCGAGAATCATCCAATCCAGCCGGGACACGCCCTCAAAATGCCGGAAATCCACGCGGACCTGTGAGATATAGCTGACGTGAACCCGGGTATCGTTTACGATTAGCTCTTTACCGGAATTGGCAATCTCTCCAAAAGCCTTCTCCGGCTGTTCGTGAAAATAAACGTCATAACGAGCCGCGCCTTCCTCTCCAAGCTCCCTTAACCGCTCCCTTAGGACTAGAAAGCCGTGACGGAAAAAAGAATCGAGTAAAATCTGCGTTCTCCGCTTGAACTCCCCGGGAAACCTTGCATAGTCCATAAGTTCAGCGTGAAGTTCTCCATCCGGCAGCGGAACAGCGGCAACCAGCCGATGCAGAAGAGCGGAATCCTGACAAACCTCCTCAAAAGAAAAGCCGCCTCGCCAATCCGGGCCGGAGCTTGCATACACAGCCTCAACCAGCATCGCTGCCAGTTCCCCAGGTTGACGCTTGTTATAGCATTCCATCCAGGCCTCTACGGTCTCCACTTTATCATCATCGTAAAACACCTGGGAAAGAACGGCATCCAGACGGTCGTACGTCAGGGTCTTTCCAAAAAAACGGGCCAGTTCCTCTTTGACATGCCGGGATATTCGGCTTATGACGTCTTCCAGCATCTCCGTGAATTGGGGGTCTGGTGTAAACTTTAGCTCCTGCGCAAGCTCGTTCATGGACTCAACCTTGGCGGCCATCGTCAGTGCGGCAATGAATTCCAGCGGCTCGCAGTAGTCAAACTTCATCATCTTCACAATTTCATCCGGGTTAATAATTCCTTCCCCCTTCGGTTTTAAATATGAATTTAACTAATATAGAAATTTGTTAAGTATTCGTTAAACAAATCATAACAAGCTAATTCTTCCATGTCAATATTCCTTAACTTATATAAAAAAAGTAAATACATTTGCCTGTCCAGATTGGAGGAAAATCCTTTTTATGTGTCGAAATGTAAATCGAATTGTTTTTTTGTGCTCTGCATATCCAAATCCATATGATGAAGGCAGGTAATTCGATGAGGATCTCCATTGTTTGCAGGGAACTGTCCGGCAGAGGCGGGATGGAAACGGTATTTAAAAATGTAATCACACACTTGATGCAGAAGGGTGATGAGGTTGAACTCATTATATTTGGGGGATCGCATGATAAAAAGTGGCTGGAGTCGGTTCCGCATCACATTATTGAAATGCCCCGATCCAACCTGATAAAAATTTATTATAATTCGCTGGTTGTATATTCCAGACTGCTGCGCAATTTCAATCCTGAGGTCATTCTGGTGACTGATCCCTACTTTATCTATCAAACAAAATTGGTGACTTCCCGGATGAAAAGAAAACCAGCCATTGGGTCCTGGGTTCACTTTGAGCTGTCTGCGTTAATAAAGGTTCAGCAGCTGGCCTCGGCCCACTTCCATTTGGCCATTAGCAAAGGAATTGGCAGGCAAATTGAGAAAGTGAACGGGGGCAGAAGCGATAATGTCCATATCATCTATAATCCTGTCGCCATTTCTGAAATGACCGTGCCTCGACCGGATATCGCCACTTTTTTGTATGTAGGCCGGCTGGAAGATGAGTATAAAAAAATAAGTGATTTCTTAAAGGCCCTCTCTCAATTAAAGGGAGAGTTCAAAACCATTATGATTGGCGACGGGCCGGATCATGAACCATTAGTTGCCTTGTCCCGGCAATTGGGGATCAATGACAGGGTTGAATGGAGAGGCTGGCAATATAACCCCTGGGATCAACTCCCTCCCGTTTCCTGTTTAGTATTAACATCACGGCTGGAAGGATTTGGACTGGTGCTTGTTGAGGCTATGTCCAAAGGCATACCATGCATCAGCACAGATTGCCCATCAGGTCCATCCGAGATTATCCGCGGAGGCGAGAACGGATGGTTAGTTCCCCCCGGTGATGTCGGGGCTATTTCCTCCATGCTGCAAAATGTCATTGATCAACCGGAAATACTGCCGTCACAGGAGGCGGTTCGGGAATCTGTAAAGCATTTTGATACCAGCCTCCTGATGAATAAGCTACGGGATGTCCTTCAGGCGGAAATTAACAAAAAAGATAAAAATATCCTTTCTGTTTGATTGCTTATATTAGCAAGCGCTGTTCTGCTAAATTCCTTTTTGTCTTAGGAATGAGAATATAGAATCGACCGCAAGCCTGACTCCTCCGGACAATTGGAACGAGCGTTTCAGCTTGTCTCCGTTCTCTTTGTACTTTTTATCCTGATAAATTTTGTAAGCCGTTTCACGCAGCTCCCTAGGGCTAATCTCAGAATTCCTTACATAAATCCCAGCCTCCATGTCATCCAAATGGCTGGATATGGTGAACTGGTCGGCTCCCTGTGGAAACATGATCATGGGTACATTATTGTGAACAGCCTCGCACACACTATTATATCCCCCATGTGTGATGAAGACGTCTGCTCTTTCCAAGACATCCATCTGGGGGTGAAAGGCACTCAAATAAAAATTATCAGGGACGGGGATATCGCCAATATCCACAAGACTGCCAATGGACATTACAATCTGCCATTCGGTATCCCTGAACGCATCAAAGCACTTTTGATAAAAGCCGGGGCGGTTCGTATAGATTGAGCCTAACGAAATATAGATAAGCGGCTTGCCCGACATCTCTTCGATACGGGAATCTACGCCTGTCCGATCCTGACGGATGTTAGGTCCGATGAATGCATAGCTTTCATCAAAGGTATCCGCAAACGGCTGAAACTCTTTTGTGGTGTATACAATATTAAGCTCCTCCCGTCCTGTAAATGCATCAAGCGCATCAAAGTCCTTGATTCCATGAGCCATAGCGATTTGCTTGGACATTACGTCCAATTCTTCGCTTAAACGGCTCTTCCCAAGAGAATCCAGGTATTCCTGTCCTTTGTCAGGGGGAATGCGAAATACATTTTCCAGGAAGTACAATGGAGCAGCATCGATCATGGTTTTGTTAATAGCAAAGGTAAGCACGTAGCACAAGACCGGGACATCAAGGACACTGGCTAGTTGTTTCCCCCAAAAGGCATCACAGTCCCGGATGATATAATCCGGGTTATCGGCCATAACCTCCGGCAAGATGGCGTTGATGATCTTTTTGCTTTTTTCGATGACCCCCGGCACGAGATAGTTTAGCAGTACTTTGGGATGTTCGACCTCAATAGTAGTGGCGCTGTTGTCGAACATCCCTCTTGCGTGCCCATAGCTTCGGAATGTCACCCCCATTGCCTCGATGGTTTCCCTGAAACTCTCGTTGGAATAATAAATAACCTCTTCGCCCCGTGACACCAACTCCCTCACCAAAGTAAGGGTTGGCATCACGTGGCTGTAAAAAGGAAAGCTCAAAAACACGATTTTGGACACTGTATGACATCCTTTCGCCCAGAAAAATAACCGCCTGCACAGAGGAGCTAAACGACAATGGCTTCTGAGATAAAAGCCAGAATAGCGTCTGCCCCCAGCTTTGCTCCGCCGGATAACCGGAAGGAGTCTGCCAATTTCTCACAATTCCGTCGATACTCACTATTCTTATAAACACCCTCCACGGTTTCCAGCAATTCCACAGGAGATATCTCCTGGTTTCTCACATAAACACCTGCACCGGTTTCTTCTATACGGCTGGAGGTAGCCACCTGGTCGGCACCCTGCGGAAACAAGACCAGCGGCACATGATTATCGATCGCTTCACTTAAACTGTTGTAGCCCCCATGTGACAGGAACACATCTACCTGCGACATCAGCTCTACCTGCGGAACCTGATTTGCCACTACAAAGTTTGCCGGAACATCGCCCAGCAATGAAATATCCACCTTCTTTCCAACGGACATAATGACTGAAAATCCGGTGTCCCTGAACGCTTCCATGCATCTTTTATAAAGCTCCAGCGTGTTATTAAAAATATTTCCGAAGGCGATGAGCAGCACGGGCCTATCCGCCTCTTTTTGAAACGGAAAATCCGTTTTTTCTTTGCTTGCCCGCACGCTCGGACCGATAAAAACGTAGTTGTCGCCAAATGTTTCCGCGTAGGGCTGAAACTCCCTGGAGGTATACACAATGTTGAATTCATCACCACCTGCCAGCGCGTCCAGTACAGTGTATCCCTCAACACCTTGTTCCTTGGCGATCCCTGCTGCAATATGATCCAGAACCTGGCTGACACTTTCCTTCTCCGCAACCGGCAGCGAATCCGCGGACATGCTGAATACAGATTCCATAAAACCTTCCTTGTTGATATCCATCATCCTGTTATTTAATGCAACGGTAGTGATATAACAAACGACCGGCACATCCAATATATTACCGAGCAGCCTTCCCCAATAAGCCTCGCAATCTCTTACGATATAATCAGGGTTATCGGCCAGTACACGGTTGACTATTCTTTGCACCACTTTTTTGGACTTCAAAATTTTACTTGGCACGAGCGAGTATAAAATATCAACGGGTGTCGGATACCCGGCATAATTAATCTGATCGGTCGCCGCTTCCAGTAGCCCAATGATGTCTCCATAATCTCTGAAGACCGCTCCTGTCTCTTCTACGGCATCCTTGTACGCCTCAACCGAGTAGTAAATCACCTCCTCTCCCCGTTCAAGCAGTTCACGAACTAACGCCAAGGATGGAATGACGTGGCTATAGAAAGGGTAGCTCAGAAAAATTACCTTTGACATGTTTGCACATTCCTCCTAATCTCGTTGCGTAACAATGGGCTGGATGTTTCCTGCGGCCTCCTGCAGGACAAATAAAAGGTCATCTCTATCTTCTTCAAATGGCAGGATGATTTTTAGCTTCAAATAGTCTTCTCCCTGCCAGACATAGAACCCGATCTTCCCGTTGCTGTCTTCTGCCCGCTCACCATATTCTGCGCTGACCGCAATTTCTTGCAATGTGAGATCCTCGCTGCAGGATTGTAAGACACCATAGTAGTTGAACATGATCGACGCACCTGAATATAGCTTCTCAAGAAGCCTGGAGGTCTCCGCAAAAGGATAAGCCGTCCCTCCATTCAGCATCAGATTGACAAAGCTGATGTTACCCTTGACACATTCATTAACCAGATGCTGAATCCATTTTTCGAGGGAATCCGTTTGGTTATTTCCCGCCAGCACTGGTATAACATCTGCAAAGTCTCCGACGATATCGTAATAGAGATTCTCTTCATAACGTCTTCCGTTATTCACCAGCCAAAAAGGTACCTCGCGGATTCCAAACATTTTGCCGCAAAGGGGAATCATTACCTCTAAAGCGAGCTGCCAATGCGACTTCTCCTTGTTTCCCAGCCTCAGGGGGATAACCAGATCTAGCATTGTAGATTTATGCCTGTTTTTGGAGTTGATGTACTTCTCCAATTCTCTGGCCTGCGCTGCAAATGCGGCCAACCGGAACATCCCGCACAATTGCTGCTCGCTTAGATTTTGGGGTCCCTTTTGCATTTGGTCCGCATAATCCCAATAGTTCTGATGATGCTTTAGGGAGTGAACAGGCAGTGAAGAGTCGCCGGCAAAGTAAGCAGCCAATTGATCCGTGATAATCCCCAGGCTTAATCCATCAGAAACTGCGTGATCGGCAGAATACAGCAGCATATAATCTTCAGGAGCGGTTTGGACCAGAACTAAACGGTATAATAATCCATTGTCCCGTTCAAATGGAAGTTTGTTGAAATGATCTTGCAAATAAGCCAGACATTCACTTCTCCGTGCTGCATCAAAACCGGACAGATCAATCAATATAAACGGAAGATTATATACAGAGCCATGTTCGTAAAAATACGTATTTTCTCCGTCATTTACGATTACAGATCTCAACAGCACCTGTTCGTTTACGAGCCGCAAAATAGCTTTTTGAATCTTGCCAATATCGCCGCAGCTCCGAAATGGAATGGAAGTATGGACCTTTTCGGCATTCATCAGATGGTATTTCTGAACAGCCGCCGGTAAATGTTTCCCAACCAACGGGGCATTTCGGATACTTTCCGTATGCCTTAGCTCTTGATCCTTTATCTCAGCCAGCCATATGCTGCATAATACTTCTATAGAAGCATCCCCTTCAGTGCCAGATGAATCGATTCTTCCAACAGGGTTCTCCACGATTGGATTATTTCGCAGATCCCGGACACATTCCGAGAGCTCGGCAATCTTCTGGCGATGAAACAGATCCTTGATTTCCATATGCAGCCGGTGCTTACCCAGTATTGCAGCCACTTGCATTGCCTTCAGAGAATCTCCGCCAACCTCAAAGAAATTATCTTCGATTCCCACCTTTTCCAGCCGCAGCACTTCTTCCCAGACTTCCGCCAGCATCAACTCGATTTCGTTCCTAGGGGGAATGTATCCGGAATGGCGCTGCATACTATTCTCCGGCACAGGCAATAATTTCTGATCAATCTTGCCGTTGGAGGTCAACGGGAAAGCCTCCATTCGGACAAAATACGCAGGAATCATAAATTCAGGCAATTTGCTCAGGAGCTGCTTCCTTAATTCGGTCACTGAATAATCCATTGCGGAAATGTAGTAAGCACAGATGCTGGCATGCTGAAGCTGATTTTTTCGGTGTGTTACGATTACATCTTTAATGCCCTCGATCTTAAGCAATTCCGCTTTAATTTCTTGAGGCTCAACCCTGAAGCCCCTTATTTTGACCTGCTCGTCCATCCGGCCCAAATACTCTAGATTCCCATCCGGCAGCCATCTAGCCAAGTCGCCTGTCCGGTACACTTTTCCGATTCTGGAATCGGCAGCAGTAATTATTTTATCCGCGGTCATCTCAGGCCGCTTCCAGTACCCCCTGGTCAAGCCTATACCGCCAATACACAGTTCTCCCGGAATTCCCACCGGTTGAAGATTGCGATATTTATCCAGGATATACATTTGAGTATTCAGTATCGGCTTGCCTATCGGAACGGGGTCATCCACTTCACCTTGCTTATTGGCGATCCAAACCGAAGAATATACGGTCGTTTCCGTCGGTCCATAGGCATTGATGTACTCGCATTTCCTTTTCCATTCATTGACCAGTCCGGATGAAATCGCTGAACCGATCGTAATCATCTTGTCAACCGTATGAATGTTATTTGGATTCAAATTGGCCAAATAAGTCGGCGGCAGGATTGCTGCCGTAATCCTGTTGGAATTTAGAAATGCTTCGAAGCAGCTGTTGTCATTCAGGATCTCCTTGGTCGTGAGACATAAAGTGCCGCCCAGCAAGATGGACATGGAAATATCCATTAATGATACGTCAAAGGAAATGCTGGAAAATTGAACAACCCGCTCGCGGTCCTGAATTTTAAGCTGCTCCTTGTTGGAGGCGGTCAAGTTCACGATCCCTTTGTGCTCCAGTAAAGTTCCCTTAGGCTTTCCGGTTGTGCCGGAAGTATAGATCATATAAGCCAAGTCGCTTGACCGGTTTATTACAGGGAGGTTGGAGCCATCCATATTGTTCAGTCCGGCGCAATTCAGATCTATAACTTCCCCGTCGAAATCCAGCCAGTTATAAGGAATGTTCTGGGTCAGCACTAATTGTATGCCGCTGTCTTCAATCATGAATTTGATTCTTTCACCCGGATAGTCCGGGTCGATCGGTAAATACGCGCCTCCAGACTTAAGAATGCCCAGCCAACCGATCATCATTTCAAAAGAACGCTCAAACATGAGGCCCACCACTGAACCGGCGGTGACGCCTTTCTCTCTCAGCAATCGCGCCAACTGATTTGCTCTCTTATTCAGCTCACCGTAACTCATGGTTTGATCAAGAAACTCCAGGGCAGGCTCATCACCGCGGCGTTTCGCCTGTTCTTCGAACAATCCATGAATGGTTTGATCGGCCGGCAAGTCAAACGAAGTCTGGTTGAAAGCCAATATCTGCTGGACAGCATTCTCTGAAACCATGCAGATATCGGATATCCTAATCTCCCGGTCCGCAATGACCTGGTTGACTATTGCTTTGAGATAATCGATCATGGTCTCCACGGTTTCGCGTTTGAATAATCTGGTGCAGTATTCGAAGCTGCAGTGCAGCAATCCATCCAGTCCTTCCAGACAATGAAGGGTAATATCGAACCTTGAAATGTTATGCTCGTGTTCATAGAAAGATACCTTCATCTCTCCGAACTGAAACTGATTGACGGCGATATTCTGCAGGATAAGCATCGCATCAAAAAGGGGATTCCGTCCCGTGTCCCTCACGATGTCCAGTTTTGAAATCATTTCTTCAAATTGATAATCCTGGTTGTCAAAGGCACTCAGTGCACTGCTTTTGACCTCATTTAAGAAATCCTTGAAACGTTTATTCCCTGCGGGGAAATTTCTCATCGCCAAAGTATTCGAGAACATGCCCATGACACTTTCCAGTTCAACCTGCCTTCTGCGTGTGACAGGGGAACCCACTATAATGTCTTCCTGGTTCGTAATTTTTGACAGCATAATATTAAAAAGGGCTAATAGAAGCATATACAGCGTCGCGCCATTGTCGCCCGCAAGCTCTTTGAGCTTGCGAGTAGTTTCTTTATCGAGAGTAAAAGGAATTTTGCTTCCTTCATAACTCTTGTGAACCGGTCTCTTGTAATCAACGGGCAATTCCAGCAGCGGAACTTCGCCCTTGAACATTTTCAGCCAGAACTCTTCCTGCTGCTTGAAATCCCCGTTCTCAGCGGATTCCTTCTCCCATACGGAAAAATCCTTAAACTGAATTTCCGGCTCCGGCAGTACGGCATTCCCATAAAGCAGGGCCAGTTCTTTAATGAACAACCCAATCGAAATCCCGTCAGATATAATATGATGCATATCGAACATAAAAAGATAATGGCGGCTGGCGATTTTGATGATCTTCACCCTGAACAGCGGGGATGTGTCTAAATCAAAAGGCTGAATGAACCTGTCTGCCTCTAAGCGGATATCGTCTATTTTCTCTTCTGTATAATCAATTGAAAAATCAATAGTGTCATGCACAACCTGAACCGGCTCATGATGTATCATATGGAATGAGGTTCTTAATATTTCATGGCGGGAGATCATTTGCCTAAGGACGCTTTCCACCTGACCAACATCCAGTTCTCCCTCCATCACCATCACTTCCGGCATATTATAGCTCGTAGATTCCCCTTCCAGATGGTATAGGGCGTACATTCTTTTCTGTGCTGAGGACATGGGGTAATAATCCCGTTTTTCTGTTGGCAGAATAGAGGAGTACGTGCCGGGACGTTTACTTTTAATCAAGGCCGCGAGGTTGCATATCGTTTGCTTTTCAAATATTTCATCCAATTCGATTTCTACCTGGAATTCCTTATGAAGCCTAGACAAAAGCATGGTTGCCTTCAGAGAATGGCCACCCAGCATAAAAAAATTATCATGAATCGAGACTTTGTCGACCTCCAGTACATTTTTCCAGATTTCCACCAGTCTGCTTTCAATTTCATTCGTCGGATGCTGGAACCGGGCCCCGAGTTCCTTAAGGTCCTGATTATTCCGCAAGGCATTCCTGTCCATTTTTCCTGTCGGCGTCATGGGGAACTGTTCCAGTTGAAAAAAGTGGGTTGGCAGCATATACTCCGGCAGAGACTTCGACAACGATTCCCTTAGCTCCAGCGCCGACAACACTCTGTCGCACACAATATAAGCACAAATTCTGGAGTTATCGTTCTGATCCTCCCATAGTGCAACTACCGCTTCCGTGATTCCGTTATATTCCAGCAAACGGTTTTCGATTTCTCCCAGCTCAATCCGGTAGCCTCTGAGCTTAACCTGTGTATCCGCCCTTCCGATAATTTCTATTTCCCCGCCCGTTGTCCAACGTGCAAGGTCTCCTGTCCGGTACATTCTTTCGTTGGCCTCAAATGGATTGCTGACGAACTTATCACGGGTAAGCACTTCATTATGCAAATATCCTCTCGCCAGACCGGCGCCTGAAATGCACAGCTCCCCGACCATACCCGCCGCTTTTAATTCCAGATTGTCGCCTACGATATAAACTCTGGTATTTCCGATAGGTTTTCCGATCGTCAGCTCTGTGTCATCCGGTTTCAGATCCCTTTTGAGGGTTGCCAGCACACTGCTTTCTGTTGGTCCGTATTCATTCACGATTTCCATTCCGGGATGCAGTTGCTTGCTAGCTATGAGTAAATTGGGTGTTACTTTCTCACCTGCTAAGGTAACGATGCGGAGGCTTTGGGCCTCCTCGGGCTTCATGTTCCGCAACAAGGCGCTGTATAAGGTGGGTACGGCGATAAAATGAGTGATTTTATGCAATGTGATCAATTGAATAATGGCTAAAGGATCTCTCGCTTCCGTTTCGTCCAAAAATACTACCGTGGCACCGGATACGATAGGCGTAAAAAAGCTGGTAAGGAATCCGTCGAAAATATAGGAAAACAACTGAAGCATACGGTCACTTGCATCAAAGCTGTATTCGCTTTTTCTCCACTGGATAGTGTTCGAAATGCTGCGGTGTTCGATAATAACACCTTTAGGCTGTCCCGTAGTACCCGATGTATAAATAACATAGGCGGGATGATCTAAAGCTCTGCCTAGAATTAAGTCCAGATCGCTTTCGTTCTCCAATAAGACATCATCATCCAGCCGAATGACTGTCAAACCGTCCCGCTTCAGCTTCTCTTCGGTCTGCTTGTTAGAGACGGCAACTTCGATCCCAGCATCTTCGATTAGAAATTGCAGTCTTTCCTCTGGGCTTTTTATATCCAGCGGCAAATAAGCCGCACCTGACTTCAAGATTCCCAATATGCCCACAGCCATATCGATTGACCGCTCGACAAGCAGCCCCACGATCTGGTTGGCCCCGACTCCTTGATTTCTGAGCACTCTGGCGAGCTTGTTGGCTTTGGCATTCAAATCTCTGTACGTTATGGATTGGTTGTTGAACTTGACTGCCACGTGGTCCGGAGTCTGGCGAACCTGTTTCTCGAACAGTTCATAGAGCGTCATGTCTTCCATGTTCTGATAGGTTCGCGTTTGCTCCTTTAAAAGCTTCAGCGATTCCTCCGCCGACAGCAAACTCATAGAACCAAGCTTGATGCTTACATTCTCCGCTGCCCCCTTCAGAATTTGGAAATATTGTTTGGCTAGCTGCATTACAAAATTTCTGGTGAAATATTTGAGGTTATATATTAAGTTCAGACTAATTCCAGCGTCATCCCGGGTAAAGCCAAAGACAATATTGCTGCCTACATCGGGAATGACCGCATCATTATGGATATTGGTCAGCAAACAAAGCACATGACGGACAAAAGAAAAATCACGATCGCTGATTGCCTGTACATCTTCGATGATTTTATCGAACGGATAATCCTGATGATCGTACGCTCCCAAGGTGGTTTCCCTGACTTGAAGCAGGCTTTCCCTGAACGTCATGCCGGTGGTAAACGTGTCAATAATCGGGACATAATGATTGTACGCCTCGCTGGTGCTGTTCTCGTCCATATATACAGGTGATGCGACAGTGATTATGCTGCTTTCGGTATGCTTTACAATCAGCCACTTCAACGCCGTCAGAAGTATATAGTAAAGAGAATCGTCGGACCGGTTGCTTAAATGCTGAAGCTGCTGGAACAGTCCATCAGGAATATCCAACCGCAGGCTTTCTTTGCCCTCTATGCCGAGAGCAGATTTGTGAGGGTCAGTCAGAATCCGGCTGTCTGTCTCGCTTCCAACAACCCTGTTTAACCAGTACTTTTTCTTCTTTTTCATTTCGGAAGTCGATAACAGAACGTTTATATTGGCATTTTGAATGGACATAATCTCGTTCAACCCCTATTCACATACAGGATGATGGATCAAAAATTGAAATCGGCGGCTTCTCTTCTGTTCGGCTTATTAAAGACATTCATCAGCTTCAGCTTCTCTTCTTGGCTTAACACTTCAACATCCCCGGCCTCAATTTGCGGGCACGCTGTTACTTGGCCGATTATAGCCAGCAGATAACTTTCCAGAATGCTGATCGTCTCCTTGTCATAAGCCAGCGCATTATACACAATGCGTATAATAAAATCCTCCCCCGGCTCGATGATGATACTGAAGTCATAATTGGTATGCTCAAGGATTTCGCACCCGGCAATTTGAAATCCGTATTCCATCTGCTGCCCGTCCGTGTCCCTTATTTCCCGGTCCAGAGGATAATTCTCGAACACCATCACATGATTGATCAAATCCCGGTGCGACCAAGCCTGGATATCGGATAAAGGAACATAACCATATTGCTCAGACGAGATGAAGCTG
This genomic interval carries:
- a CDS encoding ArsR/SmtB family transcription factor encodes the protein MMKFDYCEPLEFIAALTMAAKVESMNELAQELKFTPDPQFTEMLEDVISRISRHVKEELARFFGKTLTYDRLDAVLSQVFYDDDKVETVEAWMECYNKRQPGELAAMLVEAVYASSGPDWRGGFSFEEVCQDSALLHRLVAAVPLPDGELHAELMDYARFPGEFKRRTQILLDSFFRHGFLVLRERLRELGEEGAARYDVYFHEQPEKAFGEIANSGKELIVNDTRVHVSYISQVRVDFRHFEGVSRLDWMILGYRNDALASQREEKEAIEQFLKVISDKRRLEIIGLLKQSNRYAGELAQLLMLTPAAINYHTNLLIDLNLIRITRTDSRIYYVLDTERLAALMDQTKSLLLR
- a CDS encoding glycosyltransferase, whose amino-acid sequence is METVFKNVITHLMQKGDEVELIIFGGSHDKKWLESVPHHIIEMPRSNLIKIYYNSLVVYSRLLRNFNPEVILVTDPYFIYQTKLVTSRMKRKPAIGSWVHFELSALIKVQQLASAHFHLAISKGIGRQIEKVNGGRSDNVHIIYNPVAISEMTVPRPDIATFLYVGRLEDEYKKISDFLKALSQLKGEFKTIMIGDGPDHEPLVALSRQLGINDRVEWRGWQYNPWDQLPPVSCLVLTSRLEGFGLVLVEAMSKGIPCISTDCPSGPSEIIRGGENGWLVPPGDVGAISSMLQNVIDQPEILPSQEAVRESVKHFDTSLLMNKLRDVLQAEINKKDKNILSV
- a CDS encoding macrolide family glycosyltransferase, yielding MSKIVFLSFPFYSHVMPTLTLVRELVSRGEEVIYYSNESFRETIEAMGVTFRSYGHARGMFDNSATTIEVEHPKVLLNYLVPGVIEKSKKIINAILPEVMADNPDYIIRDCDAFWGKQLASVLDVPVLCYVLTFAINKTMIDAAPLYFLENVFRIPPDKGQEYLDSLGKSRLSEELDVMSKQIAMAHGIKDFDALDAFTGREELNIVYTTKEFQPFADTFDESYAFIGPNIRQDRTGVDSRIEEMSGKPLIYISLGSIYTNRPGFYQKCFDAFRDTEWQIVMSIGSLVDIGDIPVPDNFYLSAFHPQMDVLERADVFITHGGYNSVCEAVHNNVPMIMFPQGADQFTISSHLDDMEAGIYVRNSEISPRELRETAYKIYQDKKYKENGDKLKRSFQLSGGVRLAVDSIFSFLRQKGI
- a CDS encoding macrolide family glycosyltransferase codes for the protein MSKVIFLSYPFYSHVIPSLALVRELLERGEEVIYYSVEAYKDAVEETGAVFRDYGDIIGLLEAATDQINYAGYPTPVDILYSLVPSKILKSKKVVQRIVNRVLADNPDYIVRDCEAYWGRLLGNILDVPVVCYITTVALNNRMMDINKEGFMESVFSMSADSLPVAEKESVSQVLDHIAAGIAKEQGVEGYTVLDALAGGDEFNIVYTSREFQPYAETFGDNYVFIGPSVRASKEKTDFPFQKEADRPVLLIAFGNIFNNTLELYKRCMEAFRDTGFSVIMSVGKKVDISLLGDVPANFVVANQVPQVELMSQVDVFLSHGGYNSLSEAIDNHVPLVLFPQGADQVATSSRIEETGAGVYVRNQEISPVELLETVEGVYKNSEYRRNCEKLADSFRLSGGAKLGADAILAFISEAIVV